Part of the Candidatus Hydrogenedentota bacterium genome, TCTTAGTCTCGTGCGCGCGGACTTTCTCGATTTCGCGCGCAATCTGCTCGATGGTTTGCCCGCTGACTTTCGGCTTCAGGTAGCGGTTGCGGAGGTGCCGCGTCAGTTTGTGCAGCGCCGCGGACCAACCATAGACGAGACGCATTTGCAGCAGCAGGCGCAGCAACACGGCATCCACAAACGACCGCTGAAACGTCGACCGCGCAAGCAGAATCAACATGATCTTGCTTACCGCGGCGGGCGCGTTGCGGTAGATGTTCAGCGCCTGTTCGTAGGACGCCTTTGTGTACTGTTGGTGATCGAGATGAAACTGCCGCGCGTTCAACACATTCGCGCGGCGCTGTTCGTCGAACTGGCAAAACGGCACGCGAAGCAAGTTGCACTCGATACCGGCGGATTCGAGCTCGAGCGCGAGCGTCTGCATCGCGCCGATGGACGCTCGACTCTGCGCGCCGCTGCCGCCGCGCGCGGGCGGTGTAAATGGGTCGAACGCGGCGACGTTCACGGACACAATGCGGTGCTCGATTGCGCGCGCGACGACAGCATTCGCATCCGAAACATGCGCGGGCAATTGCAGGCGCGCGGGCAGACCCGCTTTCGTGCAGGCCGCCAGCCAGGCATTCAGGTTTGGCGCGTCCGCATTCGCGGGCACAAGAAACGCGTCGAGCAGTCCATCGTCCTTGAGCTTGGCGAGGTCGGGCGGCGGCGTCGCGCAGTCCGTGCGCAACGACAAGCGCAAGTCCCACTCCCGCGCCGCTTCGATGAAATCGGCGACGCGCTCCGCCGAGTTGCCGTGCGCCAGCGCGTCCACTTTCTCGACATTGAAAACAAGCCGGTTCAGCCGCAACCAGCGCCGGAGATCGATATCGCCAAACGGCTTACCCCATTGGTTGTGGAGCGTCATTAGGCCGCGAACCGGCGGGACGCGCTGGTCTTCAACTCGCAACGGCACGGCAGGCTACACCCTGTCGCGGAGTAACCGCGCCCATAAAAACAGGTGGAAAATGGCCGAAAAATGCATAGACCGCCATGATAGCGGCCACGCGCGCGACGAATCAAAGCGTGGCGTGGCGTCGGCTGCGCTTCATCTGCGGCCCGTGAGGTGGCGCTGCATGAAGTCCCACGTCACTTCGACCAGCGATTTGCCGTCGACTGTCGCCGCCCACGCACCGTGACCGAACCCCGGCAGGATGTGCAGTTCAACCGGTACGCCCGCCGCTCTGCACTTCTCGCTCACGAACTCGGACGCGGACGGTGGCGTATTTACGTTCTTGTCTTCCTGTCCATGAAAGAGCAGAACGGGTGGATCGTTCTTGTCAATCGCGTCAGAGAACAGCGCCGCGGAACCCCAACACGACGCGCATGCATTGATCCGCGACGACACGCCAGGATGGTTTTCGCGCGCGATCGTTTGGCCCGGGACGTCCGACATAAACCGCGTCTCATCCGTAAACGCCACCGCAAGCACCGTAATAGCGCCCGCCGACCCGCCCAATGCGCTTAAACGATCGGGGTCGATGCCGAACGCCGTCGCGTTGCTCCGCACCCACCGCACCGCCGTCTTCGCATCGACAAACGCCGCGTGAATCGCCGCGGCGCGCGCCCGGTCGTCACCCGTGAATGCTGCCGTCTCTGGCGGATTGTCGCGCTGCATGCGATAGTTGATCGAGAAGCAGACGAAACCGCGCGCCGCGAAATACTGCGCGAAGTTCACCATGTTCTTGTCGCCCTTGTCTCCCTGCCGAAAGCCCCCGCCGTGGACGAGGATCAAAGCCGGCTTATGAGTGTCGTCGCAATTCGCCGGAGCATAGACATCGACCAGAAGGGGCTGGCGCGCGGGGTTGCCATTTGCGTCACGTACCGTCCCCACGCCGTAGGTGGCATCGCGCGTGACCTGCACAGTGTAGTCCGCCTCCGCGCGGCCGGCGTCGACTGGAAGCAGTAGCAGCATGAACCCAATGGGGTGTGCCAAGGAGGAAAACGGGCGCCGCTGCAACAATCGGTGGAGACTAAAGATCGTGGCGAAGATCGGCAACAAGATTGCCATTCGGGAAGAGCGTATCGAATAGCTGCCTGCTGATGATGAGTTGCACAACGTAGGAATGATCACCCTTGTGCGCACGCCCGCGCTTCGCGGCCAAGAACGTCTTGTACAACTTGTTGAAATTGTTCTTCTTCGCCGCGTTCGACACATGAATACCGCGCGCGGAACGTTTGAACACCTTCACGCCGTTCGTGAGGTTGGGGCGCGGACACCCCATTGTCACCGTTGCACCGGCGACAGCGGTAGAAGACAGAAAAGCCCGCCTGGTAACCTTTTTCACCTTCATACGCACAATCCAAACGTATACCCACGCGCGTGTGCGCGCGTTGCCCTTTTAAGGGGGCGGAGGGGCCCCGGCCTACCCCTGTCGGCTAGTCATCTCTGACAGGCCCTTTACCCTGAGGTCGACATTTTTCGTTGCAGCACGGGGATCGGTGAGTTTCCGGTGCTCTCAACACTCCAACACTTAATGCGATAGCGACTCCAACCTTTTGACAGCGAAGACTCCAACGCAGACGTGATTGTGCCTCACCTTTCGACTCAGACACCTCCTCAGACCGCAGTGTTACGCTAACACAAATCTAACGGTTTGTAAAGGAGTATTTTCGATTGGGGACTACTCTGCGCCAACCAATGGCGATTGATTGCCCACGTCCGGCGTGGCACGATCGCGCATCGGGTAAAAAGGGCAATTCATTATGAACGCATGTTCCGCGCTTGCACCACTGCTGGCGCCAATGCTCACAGTCATACCATTTGTTGGCGCGTACGCCGATCCGCCCGCGCAGCGCAACGTCGAACTTACGCTGTTCGCCGCCGTCGATCCCATCCCGGAGGGCGCGTCGGTTATCGACCTGTGGATTCCCGTCGCGCAGGACACCGATGGCCAAGTCGTGTCTTCGGTTACGGTGAGCCATCCCGCCGGCGGCGTGATCGACACCGAGCCGAGATACGGCAATAAGATGTGGTACAAGCGCTTCGAGGCGCCGTTCGAGGACGATTTGCGCGACGGCAAATTGAGTGCGGAAATCAAGTTCGAGATTCAGCGGACCGAGATCGTGGCGCCGGAATCGAAATCGCTCGCAACGAACCCAAAGGCAGACCCAAAACTGACAGCGTACCTGGAAGAGAACAGGCTCATTCCCGTCGCAACTGAACCCATCAACGCCATCGCACGGGAGTTGAAACTCGATGCCGATCCTCCCATTGTCGCCGCGCGTAAGATGTACGATTGGCTCATCGATCAATTCAAGTACGATTTCGGCGCAAAGGGCGCGGGCATCGGCGACGTGCGCTGGGCGTGCGACTCGAAGACGGGCGATTGCAGCGATTACACCTCCATGTTCATCGCGGTCATGCGCAATCAAGGTATCCCGGCCGATCACGAATTCGGGTTTCCCATTCGGACAAAGGGGACCGAGGGCAGAATTCTTTTCTACCATTGTTGGCCGCGCTTTTACGTGGAAGGCGTCGGCTGGATACCGCTCGACATTTCCGAGGCTGACAAACATCCCGAACTCCGCGACTACAACTTCGGGTCGCAATCCGCCGACCTCTTCAAGTTTACCCACGGCCGCGACATCACGCTCGCGCCCAAACAAGCCGGCCCCCCGCTGAACAAGTTCATCTACCCGTACGCGGAGATCGACGGCGCACCGATGGAGAAAGTGCCGTACAGGGTGTTCTTCCGAAAACGCAAGAATTGACGAATCACTTCACGGCTCAGTTTGGTGACCGATGGGCTTTCTTCAAAGAATTCGGCTGTTAGTTCGTTCGCGGCTGTACAAGTATCGCGGCAGGTTACTCGAAGCCGCAGCAGGCGTAACGCTCCAAGACACTATGTATTGGGAGGTTTCCGGGACCCGCAATGCTGCGACCTTTCTCCGCGGCCTCCCCGTGCTATTCCCGGAAACCGCGTACGTGTGCTTTGAAGGAACGACCGAACGTCGATTTTCGACGTGGTTATCGGCGCACGCGATCCAGGCACCCTTGAAAATCGCGGCGGGCACGATCTGGCCAAGATCGGACTGGTTTCACGTCCCTCTGCGATCAGACCTAATGGAGGTAGCGGCAAAATTGGCGGATAAACATAGAATCACAACTCCATCGATCCATATCTACGTCCATGATGGGACGCGGGTGTTGTTGCAGTGGCATGACGCGTTTTGCGAATACCCAATTTTCGTATCAGGCACGTTTTCTGAGGGCGCAGTCGCCAAATTCGCCGATGCAATTGGCGCACAAGGGTTCGACAAGAACGAAGCCGACATACGATAACTCAATACAAACGGTTGAGCGCGAACGCGACGCATTGATGTGTCGGGGGCCCAACTGCGTGTACCTCGTCTGGTACGCGTAGCACATACCACTATTCGGTTATGGGGACCTTTGCAGCGAGCCGCAGTACAAACAGACCAATGGCGCCGGCGACGAAACTCGCCATGAACACCGCGATCTTGCCTTCCGCGAGGAACCGCCCCAGGACCTCGGCATCTTCGCCGGGGAGCGGTTTGAACGCGAGTTCGTTAATGAACAGCGCCATCGTAAACCCGATGCCTGCGAGCCACGACAGGCCATATACATGAATCCATTTCATGCCTTCGGGAAGGTCCGCGAGACGCAGCTTCACCGCGAGCCACGAGAACAGCGTGACGCCGATCTGTTTGCCGAGCACGAGGCCGAAAAACACGCCGAGCGTGGTGCGTTCGATCAGCATTCCGCCGATGCTGCCGAATTCGAGCGTGACGCCCGCGTTCGAGAACGCAAACAGCGGGAGTATGAACAGGACGCACGCCGGATGCAGCGCGAACTCGATTCGTTGTAGCGGCGGCTCGACAAGCACGTGCTCCCGTTGCATGAACCGGATAATCTCTTGTTGCTGGTGATTGACCTGCAACGGGTTGACGTTGTCCTCCGCGGCGGCGAACTTGCGCAACAACGCGCCCATGCGTGTGTTGAAATGCGGTGTCTCGTATCGCGCATGTGCGGGAACGGTGAACGCGAGGAGCACGCCGGCAATAGTCGCATGAACGCCGGATTGCAGGAACGCCCACCACACAATCGCGCCGATGAGCGCATACGGCCAGACGCGCCGCACGCCCAGCAAATTGAGGCCGAACGAAATCGACACGAGCACGGCCCCGACAATCAGCGGCAACATCGCTATCTGCTGCGTGTAGAAGACAGCGATAACCAGCACCGCGCCGAGGTCGTCCACAATGGCGAGGGCAACGAGAAACACGCTCAGCGCAGGGTGCGCG contains:
- a CDS encoding alpha/beta hydrolase, coding for MAILLPIFATIFSLHRLLQRRPFSSLAHPIGFMLLLLPVDAGRAEADYTVQVTRDATYGVGTVRDANGNPARQPLLVDVYAPANCDDTHKPALILVHGGGFRQGDKGDKNMVNFAQYFAARGFVCFSINYRMQRDNPPETAAFTGDDRARAAAIHAAFVDAKTAVRWVRSNATAFGIDPDRLSALGGSAGAITVLAVAFTDETRFMSDVPGQTIARENHPGVSSRINACASCWGSAALFSDAIDKNDPPVLLFHGQEDKNVNTPPSASEFVSEKCRAAGVPVELHILPGFGHGAWAATVDGKSLVEVTWDFMQRHLTGRR
- a CDS encoding twin-arginine translocation signal domain-containing protein; the protein is MKVKKVTRRAFLSSTAVAGATVTMGCPRPNLTNGVKVFKRSARGIHVSNAAKKNNFNKLYKTFLAAKRGRAHKGDHSYVVQLIISRQLFDTLFPNGNLVADLRHDL
- a CDS encoding transglutaminase domain-containing protein, whose amino-acid sequence is MNACSALAPLLAPMLTVIPFVGAYADPPAQRNVELTLFAAVDPIPEGASVIDLWIPVAQDTDGQVVSSVTVSHPAGGVIDTEPRYGNKMWYKRFEAPFEDDLRDGKLSAEIKFEIQRTEIVAPESKSLATNPKADPKLTAYLEENRLIPVATEPINAIARELKLDADPPIVAARKMYDWLIDQFKYDFGAKGAGIGDVRWACDSKTGDCSDYTSMFIAVMRNQGIPADHEFGFPIRTKGTEGRILFYHCWPRFYVEGVGWIPLDISEADKHPELRDYNFGSQSADLFKFTHGRDITLAPKQAGPPLNKFIYPYAEIDGAPMEKVPYRVFFRKRKN
- the nhaA gene encoding Na+/H+ antiporter NhaA; the protein is MAEVTTDFEEVSKGLPRLDAPSPLAAIARQDAVAACLLLLGAGAALVLANTAASEWYHHLWHITFGLSFGGAELKQSLHVWINDGLMAIFFFVVGLEIKRELLVGELASFRKALLPAVAALGGMVCPALIFLAINWGTPSARGWGIPMATDIAFATGGLALLGKRAHPALSVFLVALAIVDDLGAVLVIAVFYTQQIAMLPLIVGAVLVSISFGLNLLGVRRVWPYALIGAIVWWAFLQSGVHATIAGVLLAFTVPAHARYETPHFNTRMGALLRKFAAAEDNVNPLQVNHQQQEIIRFMQREHVLVEPPLQRIEFALHPACVLFILPLFAFSNAGVTLEFGSIGGMLIERTTLGVFFGLVLGKQIGVTLFSWLAVKLRLADLPEGMKWIHVYGLSWLAGIGFTMALFINELAFKPLPGEDAEVLGRFLAEGKIAVFMASFVAGAIGLFVLRLAAKVPITE